A genomic segment from Microbulbifer elongatus encodes:
- a CDS encoding DUF6351 family protein, whose protein sequence is MVTSIVATLFILLGLGTWFVYENLPRLPGVPKAPVVGVPKGALDHAPQPAYLGDHPRKSGRPAEYFPFPIAIGESGPVETLFSGPSTYPFLCGENKVTNNQPLVDNHNGEGIPVFALDENGEQTDEVIGYSRDCSHGTAVSYFYRSSVDGQFHPLEDANNDIDQVTVNGRTTDFVVRLETGTINRFFYAIAALRGDGETADNPNTSNWNKRLIYQFRGGVGVGRRQGNIGRNHIVERREDQLARGYAIVYSTANQTSNHYNIWLAEDTARRLKKQFSALYEEPLYTVGIGGSGGAIQQYLIAQNAPGVLDAALPLYSYPDMVSQTIYVFDCEPLEYYFDVVAAGDERWREVSEREAIIGLATKTDFDHRFKILENAVGLFDGRYKGTANGASECVQGWRGLVPLVNNPNFIHFSASYADAVAKQTHWTHWEDLRDFYGAGQDGYANSAWDNQGVQYGLNALKQGKIDIDEFLRLNATIGGWKEPTEQGGEKLWFMNGDVFPVELSVWSEHNMNLGGLDNPAPRSVADIEAIEGIYRSGHVFLGDVEIPIVDLRHYLEGELDMHHSLASFSSRERIRRARGHAENQLIWMSHKKYNPVDEALDIIDHWIQKIAENPERGVAGNKPVEATDRCFDKNGNVLAAGPGVWDGAWNHKPDGACMQRYPIYSTPRQMAGAPITGDVFKCALQPLERAIAKDTYGAATDDVVSRIDEMRRIFPDGVCNYNEPDIGRPKGPLFQQGGPVIIAGQPVNSDYRLAPEQIAGEPEVEEEIVPTPVSAEAVPLED, encoded by the coding sequence GTGGTGACCAGTATTGTTGCCACGCTGTTTATTCTGCTGGGGCTGGGTACCTGGTTTGTTTATGAAAACCTCCCACGGCTGCCGGGTGTACCAAAAGCACCGGTGGTTGGCGTGCCCAAAGGGGCGCTGGATCATGCGCCTCAGCCGGCCTACCTAGGTGATCACCCGAGGAAAAGTGGTCGCCCGGCCGAATATTTTCCATTCCCTATTGCGATTGGCGAGAGTGGGCCAGTCGAAACCCTGTTCTCGGGGCCTTCCACCTATCCGTTTCTGTGTGGAGAAAACAAAGTCACCAATAATCAGCCATTGGTGGATAACCACAATGGCGAAGGTATTCCGGTATTTGCCCTTGATGAGAATGGGGAGCAGACCGATGAAGTGATCGGTTACAGTCGCGACTGCAGTCACGGGACCGCAGTTTCCTATTTCTATCGCAGTTCAGTAGACGGGCAGTTTCACCCGCTTGAGGATGCGAACAACGATATAGATCAGGTGACCGTTAACGGTCGCACCACGGATTTTGTGGTGCGACTTGAAACCGGCACCATCAACCGGTTTTTCTACGCGATCGCTGCCTTGAGAGGCGACGGCGAAACCGCTGACAATCCCAATACCAGCAACTGGAACAAGCGGTTAATTTACCAGTTTCGCGGTGGTGTCGGCGTGGGTCGCCGCCAGGGAAATATCGGTCGTAATCACATCGTCGAGCGGCGGGAAGATCAGCTTGCGCGAGGGTACGCCATCGTCTATTCCACCGCGAACCAGACCAGTAACCACTACAACATATGGTTGGCCGAAGACACTGCACGGCGTTTGAAGAAGCAGTTTTCCGCACTCTATGAAGAGCCTCTGTACACGGTGGGCATCGGTGGGTCCGGTGGTGCCATTCAGCAATACCTGATCGCGCAGAACGCACCGGGTGTACTGGATGCAGCGTTACCGCTGTATTCCTATCCAGACATGGTGAGCCAGACCATATACGTGTTTGACTGTGAGCCTCTTGAATATTATTTCGATGTGGTGGCCGCCGGTGACGAGCGCTGGAGGGAGGTCTCCGAACGGGAGGCCATTATTGGTCTCGCGACCAAAACAGATTTCGATCATCGCTTTAAGATTCTGGAAAACGCCGTCGGGTTGTTTGATGGCCGTTACAAGGGGACAGCCAACGGCGCTTCTGAATGCGTTCAGGGGTGGCGAGGTCTGGTTCCACTGGTGAACAACCCGAATTTTATACATTTCAGTGCGAGTTATGCGGATGCAGTGGCGAAACAGACACACTGGACGCACTGGGAGGACCTGCGTGATTTCTACGGTGCGGGGCAGGATGGTTACGCCAACAGTGCCTGGGACAATCAGGGGGTCCAGTACGGATTGAATGCGCTGAAGCAGGGAAAAATTGATATCGACGAATTCCTGCGCCTCAACGCGACCATTGGCGGCTGGAAAGAGCCCACAGAGCAGGGTGGTGAAAAGCTCTGGTTTATGAACGGTGATGTCTTCCCGGTAGAGCTGTCCGTGTGGAGCGAGCACAACATGAATCTGGGTGGGCTGGATAACCCGGCCCCCAGAAGTGTGGCGGATATTGAAGCAATCGAAGGTATCTACCGGTCGGGGCACGTATTCCTGGGGGATGTCGAGATACCTATCGTCGACCTGCGGCACTATCTGGAAGGTGAACTGGATATGCACCACAGCCTCGCGTCCTTCTCAAGCCGCGAGCGTATCCGTCGGGCGCGGGGGCATGCGGAGAATCAGCTGATCTGGATGAGTCATAAAAAATACAACCCGGTCGATGAGGCCCTCGATATCATCGACCATTGGATTCAGAAAATCGCGGAAAACCCCGAACGCGGCGTAGCCGGTAACAAGCCGGTAGAGGCGACCGATCGCTGTTTCGACAAAAACGGAAACGTGCTGGCTGCTGGTCCAGGTGTCTGGGACGGCGCATGGAATCACAAGCCCGATGGTGCATGTATGCAGCGGTATCCCATTTACAGCACCCCCCGTCAGATGGCCGGCGCACCCATAACCGGCGATGTGTTCAAGTGCGCTTTGCAGCCCCTGGAGCGCGCAATCGCCAAAGATACCTATGGCGCAGCCACGGATGACGTTGTTTCCCGTATTGATGAGATGCGGCGGATCTTCCCGGATGGTGTGTGTAATTACAACGAGCCCGATATTGGGCGTCCAAAAGGCCCGCTATTCCAGCAGGGTGGACCTGTCATCATTGCCGGGCAGCCGGTGAATTCGGACTATCGCTTGGCGCCAGAGCAGATTGCAGGGGAGCCTGAGGTGGAAGAAGAAATCGTGCCGACCCCGGTGTCTGCGGAGGCCGTACCTTTGGAAGATTAG
- the folD gene encoding bifunctional methylenetetrahydrofolate dehydrogenase/methenyltetrahydrofolate cyclohydrolase FolD — translation MSALVLDGKALAQKTEEELSARVAAMKEKSGGQTPILATILVGDDPASATYVKMKGNACRRIGMDSLQVELPSSTTTEQLLAKIEELNANPNVHGILLQHPVPEQIDERACFDAIALEKDVDGVTCLGFGRMAMGEEAYGCATPKGIMRLLEAYNIALEGKHAVVVGRSPILGKPMAAMLLNANATVTICHSRTQNLAEHIRRADIVVGAVGRPEFIKADWIKDGAVVVDAGYHPGGVGDIELGPLAERVSAYTPVPGGVGPMTINTLIYQSVDSGEKKLG, via the coding sequence ATGTCTGCACTGGTTCTGGACGGCAAGGCCCTTGCCCAGAAAACAGAAGAAGAACTTTCTGCCCGCGTGGCGGCGATGAAGGAAAAAAGCGGCGGTCAGACGCCGATCCTGGCCACCATCCTGGTGGGTGATGATCCCGCATCCGCCACCTACGTAAAGATGAAGGGCAACGCCTGCCGCCGTATCGGTATGGATTCCCTGCAGGTAGAGCTCCCCTCCTCGACCACCACCGAGCAGTTGCTGGCGAAGATTGAAGAGCTGAACGCCAACCCGAACGTACACGGTATCCTGCTGCAACACCCGGTGCCCGAGCAGATCGACGAGCGCGCCTGCTTCGATGCCATCGCTCTGGAAAAAGACGTCGATGGCGTCACCTGCCTGGGCTTCGGTCGTATGGCGATGGGTGAAGAGGCCTACGGCTGTGCCACCCCGAAAGGTATCATGCGCCTGCTGGAAGCCTACAACATCGCACTGGAAGGCAAGCACGCGGTTGTTGTCGGCCGCAGTCCGATCCTGGGCAAGCCCATGGCGGCCATGCTGCTGAATGCCAATGCCACCGTGACCATTTGCCACTCCCGCACCCAAAACCTGGCCGAGCATATCCGCCGCGCCGATATCGTGGTGGGTGCCGTGGGCCGCCCGGAGTTTATCAAGGCGGACTGGATTAAAGATGGCGCCGTGGTTGTGGATGCCGGCTACCACCCCGGTGGCGTGGGTGATATCGAGCTGGGCCCGCTGGCAGAGCGCGTGTCTGCCTATACCCCGGTTCCCGGCGGTGTCGGCCCCATGACCATCAACACCCTGATTTATCAGTCTGTCGATTCCGGTGAGAAAAAGCTTGGCTAA
- the cysC gene encoding adenylyl-sulfate kinase, translating to MTEVVERKATNVHWHDGEVTRGDRAAMLGHKGVTLWFTGLSGSGKSTVAVALEKALTARGVLTYRLDGDNIRLGINSNLGFSAEDRQENIRRVGEISKLFADTGVVVLSSFISPYADDRAMVRKVHKEGDLPFMEVFVDCSLEAAEERDPKGLYKKARAGEIRGFTGIDDPYEAPESPELHLRTDKMTLEEEVEAVIKSLQDRGIIV from the coding sequence GTGACGGAAGTAGTCGAGCGTAAGGCAACCAATGTTCATTGGCACGATGGGGAAGTTACCCGTGGTGACCGTGCTGCAATGCTGGGTCATAAAGGTGTGACCCTGTGGTTCACTGGCCTGTCCGGATCCGGTAAAAGCACCGTTGCGGTTGCTTTAGAGAAAGCGCTGACTGCCCGTGGCGTACTGACTTACCGTCTCGATGGCGACAATATCCGTCTCGGTATCAACTCCAACCTGGGCTTCTCCGCGGAAGACCGTCAGGAAAACATCCGTCGTGTAGGCGAGATCTCCAAACTGTTCGCCGACACTGGCGTCGTGGTTCTGAGCAGCTTTATCAGCCCCTACGCCGATGATCGCGCCATGGTACGCAAGGTCCACAAAGAGGGTGACCTGCCGTTTATGGAAGTGTTTGTCGACTGCTCCTTGGAAGCCGCTGAAGAACGTGACCCGAAAGGCCTGTACAAGAAAGCCCGCGCTGGCGAGATCCGCGGCTTCACCGGCATCGACGACCCCTACGAAGCGCCAGAATCACCGGAACTGCATCTGCGCACCGACAAAATGACCCTGGAAGAAGAGGTTGAGGCGGTGATCAAATCCCTGCAGGATCGCGGCATCATTGTCTGA